Proteins co-encoded in one Arachis hypogaea cultivar Tifrunner chromosome 11, arahy.Tifrunner.gnm2.J5K5, whole genome shotgun sequence genomic window:
- the LOC112720472 gene encoding uncharacterized protein yields the protein MVDVDRRMTGLNPAHVAGLRRLSVRAAAPLSPSATLRNGLLSFSSLANKVATHLRNSGIQVEPGLTDSEFAIAEAEFGFTFPPDLRAVLAAGLPVGAGFPNWRASGISRQLLRCSLELPAAAVSVHVARNAMWAKTWGPRPNEQTKALCVARNALKRAPILVPIFDHCYVPCNPCLAGNPVFFIDEERMFRCGFDLSDFFERESLFRISDAGNMSSRRNFNVSGGKKPRWIDFWSDAVTDFRRKSSSSATIASPKRFLDIRRWKVPKGVEQYIERIGSCLKDGGWSESEVSEMVQVSGSGLGLDSGSDLCSGLDNQGVLDALLLKADRFSDSLRNSGWSSEEVSDALWFDFQPGKDQKPAKKLSFEQVERIGKLAESVSRSLYVEIDLGSVK from the coding sequence ATGGTCGACGTGGACCGGAGGATGACGGGTCTGAACCCGGCTCACGTAGCCGGTCTAAGGCGACTCTCCGTCCGAGCCGCCGCCCCTCTTTCACCATCCGCCACCCTGCGCAACGGCCTGCTCTCGTTCTCTTCCCTCGCAAACAAAGTCGCCACCCATCTCCGCAACTCAGGTATCCAGGTCGAGCCGGGTCTTACCGACTCTGAGTTCGCCATCGCGGAGGCGGAGTTTGGCTTCACCTTCCCGCCAGATCTCCGCGCCGTCTTGGCCGCCGGACTTCCCGTCGGCGCCGGATTCCCGAACTGGCGCGCCTCGGGCATCTCCCGCCAACTCCTCCGCTGCTCGCTGGAGCTCCCAGCTGCTGCGGTATCCGTCCACGTGGCAAGAAATGCGATGTGGGCCAAGACGTGGGGCCCAAGGCCCAACGAGCAAACGAAGGCGTTATGTGTGGCCAGGAACGCGCTCAAGAGAGCGCCGATTCTTGTCCCAATCTTTGACCATTGCTACGTTCCATGCAACCCTTGCCTCGCTGGGAACCCTGTCTTCTTCATCGACGAGGAACGCATGTTCCGATGCGGCTTCGACCTCTCGGATTTCTTCGAGCGGGAGTCTCTGTTTCGAATCTCCGACGCTGGGAATATGTCGTCACGGCGGAATTTCAATGTTTCCGGCGGAAAGAAGCCGCGGTGGATAGATTTCTGGAGCGACGCCGTCACGGATTTTCGTAGAAAATCGTCGTCGTCGGCGACGATCGCTTCGCCGAAGAGGTTTTTGGACATTCGGCGGTGGAAAGTGCCGAAGGGCGTGGAGCAGTATATAGAGCGAATCGGGTCGTGTTTGAAGGACGGTGGATGGAGCGAATCTGAGGTATCAGAAATGGTTCAGGTTTCAGGTTCCGGTTTGGGTTTGGATTCAGGTTCGGATTTGTGTTCGGGTTTGGATAATCAGGGAGTATTAGATGCTTTGTTGTTGAAAGCAGATAGGTTCTCAGACTCGCTCCGGAATTCTGGGTGGAGCTCCGAAGAGGTTTCGGATGCTCTGTGGTTCGATTTTCAACCGGGGAAGGACCAGAAACCGGCTAAAAAGCTGTCATTTGAACAGGTTGAAAGGATTGGGAAACTGGCGGAATCGGTTTCCCGGTCACTATACGTGGAAATAGATTTAGGATCAGTTAAATAG